AAAGGCGTAGGTATCGGACAACGCACAGGTAATCCCGTCATGTCGGAGCATCAATCAACCCGCGCGCATCGAGTGGACGAGTCGGTTCGTCTGTTCGAGAACCCGCTGCTGGAGAAACTCAGCCACGTGCACCCCATCGTGCCGCTGCTGGTGTGGGGCCCGCTGGCGTTGTGGCTGATGGTGCGCGCGGTGACGGTCCACGGCATCGGCCCCGCCGGGCTGGCACTGATCGCGGTGGCCGGCCTGCTGACCTGGACGCTCGCCGAATACCTGCTGCACCGCTTCCTGTTCCACTTCCCGGCGAAGAGCCGGATGGGCAAGCGGTTCATCTACCTGTTCCACGGCGTGCACCATGACACCCCGCAGGACAAGACCCGCCTGGTGATGCCGCCGGCCGGCGCGGCGCCGATCCTGGCCGTGCTGTGGCTGCTGTTCAGCCTGGTGCTGCCGCAGCCCTGGGCCGAGCCCTTCACGGCCTTCTTCATCGTCGGTTACCTGGTGTACGACTACATCCACTACGCGACGCACCACTTCCCCATGCGCCACCCCCTGCTGCGTTACCTCAAGCAGTACCACATGCGGCATCACTTCGCCGGTGAGGAAGGGCGTTACGGGGTGAGTTCCCCGCTGTGGGACTGGGTCTTCGGCACCTACGTGCCGAAACCGGCGTCCGCCGGCAAGCGCTGATCCTGGTCGTGGTGATCCACGCACCCGCTGGCCGCTGAGGCCGGAACACCCGCCATGCCCAAGTACTATCTGCTGCCCAAACGGTTGATCGACCGCGCCCCCTGGGTGCAGACGCCGGTGTGGATGCTCGAGGCATCGGTCTTCTACCTGTTCCTGGCCTTTGCGCGCCTGCTGCCGTTCCCGGTGGTCGCCGCCGTCTTCTCGTACGTGCTCGGCAGCCTCGGTTATCACAACGAGAAGAAGCGGCGCGTGGTGCGGCGTAACGTGGCGATGGTGCTGCCGCAGGCCACGGAGGCGGAGCGGGAGCGGGTGGTGAAGCGGATCTTCCGTTCCACCGGCCTGGCCGCGGCCGAGCTCTTCCTGCTCGGGCGACTCTGGCGCCGTCGCCACCGCTATCTGGAATTCTCGGTCCACCCGGAGGCGCAGGCCGCCTTCGAGCGCAAGGAGGCGATGGTCTTCGCCACGGCGCACACCGGCGCCTGGCAGCTGTGCAATCTCATCAGCCGCGAGTATGGCCTGGCCATCTCCACGATTTACGCCAGGGAGCCGAACCCCTGGCTGCACCGTTTCTTCCTCGGCCTGCGCAAGGCCTTCGGCGCGCGACTGGTGCCGAGCACCGGCGGGGCGCGCGAGCTGGTGCGCGAATTGGCCGCCGGCCACTCGGTGGGGGCGGCCTTCGACACCCGCCTGGACCAGGGCGAGATGGTGCCCTTCTTCGGCATCCCGGCCCCGACCAACACCATGCCGGCCCTGCTGTCCCTGCGTGGCTACAGGCTCATCCCGATCCGCGCCCTGCGCCTGCCGGGGCATCGTTATCGTGTCGAGGTGCTGGCACCGCTCACGCCGGCAGATCCGCAGGCCGGGCGACAGGCGCAGGTGTTCGATCTTACTGCGCAGCTCAATCACGTCTTCGAGGGCTGGATCCTCGAGGACCCGGGCCAGTGGCTGTGCATGAAGCGGCGCTGGCCCAAGGACGCGTATCCGGCGGAGGCCGCGCGTGCCTGAGGCCGGCAGCATGCCGCGGGTCTGGGTCGTGGATGCCTACCGCTCCGGGGAGCAGACCCAGCTGCGGGCCCTGGCGGAGGGGCTGGGCTGGCCCTTCGAGATCAAGACCCTGCGCTACCGCAAGTACGAGATGCGTACCAACCTGTTTCGTGGGCGCGACCTCCGTGGCATCGACCTCGACGCCTCCGATACCCTGCAGTCCCCCTGGCCGGACCTGGTGCTGTCCTCCGGCATGCGCAACGAGCCGGTGTGCCGCTGGATCCGCGACCAGTCCGGTGGCCGCACGCGCATCGTCTTCATCGGCCGGCTGTGGGCCGATCCCGCGCATTTCGACCTGGTGGTCACCACGCCGCAGTACCGCGTGCCGGAACGGCCCAACGTACTGCGCAACGACCTGCCCCTGCACCATGTGCGGCCCGACCGGCTGGCCGAGGCCGCCGCCCGATGGGCCCCCCGGCTGGCCCATCTGCCGCGTCCCTACATCACCGTGAACGTGGGTGGCAACAGCGGCCCCTACGCCTTCGGCCGGCATGCCGCGAGGCGACTGGTGCGCGATGCGGTGGCCCTGGCGCGCGCGCGCGGCGGCTCGCTGCTGGTGAGTTCCAGCGCACGGACCCGCCCGGCCGTCATCGAGGCCTTTGCCGCGCAGGGCGACGTGCCCATGCAGCTCTACCGCTGGAAACGCGGGGATGCCGAGAACCCCTATCTGGGCTTTCTCGCCCTGGCCGACGAGATCGTCGTCACAGCCGACAGCATCTCCATGCTCTCCGAGGCCTATGCCACGGGCAAGCCGGTCCACATGTTCGACCTGGGGGCGGGGCGCCTGAGCATGCGTCGCGACCTGCACCTCGCGGCCGGCGAGCCGGCAAGGGCAGAGGCGGTCATGAGGGAGGATGCGGACCGGCCGGACCTGGCCATCGGCGCCCTGGCCTACCGCGCGCTGATGCGCTGGGGCTGGAAACACCTCTCGCGGGACATCAGCCAGGTCCACCTGCGCCTGATCCGCTCGGGGAAGATGAACTGGCTGGGCGACCCGCTGCCCCCGATGCCGGCCGAGGGCCAGTCCAGCGACATGCAGCGCGCCGTGGCCCGGATACACGAGCTGCTGGGGCTGGACGCGCCGCCAGCCTGAAACCGGCGCGACGTCCTTCCGGTTGGATGTATCACCCGGTCGCGGCGGGCCTGGCCCGCCCTATGGCACCGAGGTAAACCGGATGTGTTCTTCCTCTGTGGCGCTTAGATTTTTCGTGTACGCCTATGGGGCACGATGCATAGGGCGGCCCCCGTGGCCGCCGCAGATGCCATTCGACGGGCTCAGGACCTCAGGCTCGCGACCCCGGACTGCCTTTCCGCCTGCCCGCCGCGCTCGAGGCGGTAGACCACGTCGGCGGCGTCGGCAAGCGCGACGTTGTGCGAGATGGTGAGGATGGTCAGGTGGTCCCTGAGCCGGCCCAGGGTCTCGACGATGGCGGCCTCGCTGCCCGGGTCCAGGGCGCTGGTGGCCTCGTCGAGGATCAGCAGCTGTGGCCGGTTGATGAGGGCGCGGGCGATGGCGATGCGCTGGCGCTGGCCACCCGAGAGTCGTCCGCCACGCTCGCCCACCGGGGTGTGGATGCCCTCCGGCAGGCGGCTGACGAATTCCCAGGCCTCGGCCTCTTTCAATGCCTCGATGACCTGCGCCTCGGTGATGGCAGGGTCGCCGAGCGTGACGTTGTGCAGGACGCTGTCGTGCAGCAGCACCGTCTCCTGCGGCACATAGCCGATCAGGCGCCGCCCCGCCCTGAGGTCGATGTCCCCGAGCGATACACCGTCGACGGTGACCTGCCCAGCATCCGGGCGCAGCAGGCCGATCAGCAGGTCGATGATGGTGGTCTTGCCCGAGCCGGAGGGGCCGATCAGGGTGGTGATCCGGTGGACGGGTATCTCCAGGTTCAGGCCGGAGAAGACCCGGTGACCGTCGTAGGAAAAGTCCACGTCGCGAAAGGCGATGCCCGATTGCAGCACCGGCGGCACGTTTCCGCCGAGGTGCTCCTGTTCCTCTTCCGCCCGCCGGCTGGTGTCTTTCAGCGACCAGTAGGCGCTCTCGCCCTGGGCGAGCTTCTGGTACTGCTTCTGCACCTTGCCGAGGAAGGCGAAGGCCCGGCCCAGTGTCACCACCAGGATGGTCACCGTGGCCAGTCCCATGGAGAAGGGTTCCAGGGCGAGGTAGATGCCCAGGGCGATGAGGGCGGTGAACATCAGGTCCTGTCCGGAGTTGAGGGCCGCGGCGGCGAATACCTGCCGGCGCAGGGCCTTGTTCAGCCGGTTGGTCTCGAGCTTCAGTACCTGGTCGGCCAGCTCCTCGCGGGCCATGGCCTTGAGCGGTTTGACCGACTGGAGGGTGTCGGTCAGGCGCGACATGAGCGAGATCATCAGGTCGGTCTGTTTCTTGCCCGCCCGGCGGGTCTTGCGCACCAGGAAGTGCGAGGCCCCGATGATGATGGCCCCGCCGACCAGGCTTGCAAGCGCAGCCTTCCAGGAGACGGCCACGGCCACGGCGGCATAGACGATCGCCTGCACGAGGAAGGTGAGGGCGGTGGCCCCGTTCATGTAGGCGTCGGAAGCGCGCTTGGCCTCGGTGGCCAGGGTGTTGGTGAGCTTGCCCGTGGGCTGGTGCAGGAAGAAGCGCCAGCGACTGCGCATCATGTTGCGCAGGATCTCGAGCCGCAGATCGGTGGCGATCTGTGCCGCGGTGTAGCCCACCTGTCGCTGGGCCACCAGCAGGAGGATGGCCTTGAGCGTGGCGGCGACCACGATGAGGCCGAGCAGCGGGCCGAGCGTGGCGGGGATGCCGAGCCAGTCGAGGAGCCCGAGCACGAGTTGCTCCGCCTCGCTGGGCTGCTCGTCCGGTGCGCCGGTCCCGCCCGGGTAGAGTGCGACCTTGAGCATGGGCAGCAGCGCCGACACCCCCAACCCCTCGGCGAAACCCGAGAGAAACAGGGCCAGCAGCATCAGGAGGCTGGCCAGCGGGTAGGCACGGAACAGGTGGAGCATCAAACGCATAAGCGGGTTTCCAGGTCGCGTGGCGGCGCAGGTCGGGCCGGGGCGGGGATTATCGCCTCTGGGCAGGGGGTGTTCAAACCGGCCTCACCAGCGCAGGCGGTAGACCAGCAGGACGGCGGCCGCCAGGATGCAGGCCAGCGGGAAGGCAGCGGTGGCCGGCGCCGGCAGGTGGAAGATCTGGCCCAGTGCCAGCACCACCTGGGAGCCGAGGTAGAACAGCACGCCGATCAGCGCCCCGGTGGCGAGCTGGCGGCCCATGCCGCTGCGCCGGCTACCCGGCTTCACGCCCAGGCCCAGGGCGAGCAGTCCCATGGTCACGGTGGTCAGTGGTAGCAGCAGGCGGTTCCAGAAGGCCATGGCGGGGGCCTCCGAGGCCTGGCCGCTGCGGGTCAGGTAGCCGTGATACTCCCGCAGCACGCTGGTCGACATGCTGTCCAGGCTGAGCAGTAGCCGGTCCAGCTCGTCCTGCGACCAGAGCCCGTCCATCGTCAGCTCGGCCGGTTGCCGGATGGTCATCACTCCCCCCTCCCAGCGGCGCTCCAGGGTCTTGTGCAGGCGCCAGCGGCGCCCGCCCAGGGGTTCGGCGCGCACGGCGTGTATGGCGCGCAGCAGTTGCTTGTCTTCGGCGAATACGTAGATGTCGATGTCGCGGGGCGGCTTGCCGGCCTTCAGCCGGCCGACACGGAAGAAGGTGTTGTCCGAGCGCGACCAGAGGCTCTGGCCGGGCTCCAGGCTGTTGTTGCCGCGGGCGTCGCTGCGGATCTCCTCGCCCAGCTGGTGCAGTGGCGGGGTGACCCACTCCATGGCGCCCCAGAGCGTCAGCGCCAGGACCAGGAAGGGTACTGCGAGCAGGCGCAGGAAGCGGGACTTGTCCAGGCCCGAACCACGCACCATGGTCATCTCGTTGGCCTGTTCCAGGCGGGCAAAGGCCGTGAGGGTGCCGATCAGCACGATCACCGGGGCGAGCATGATGAGCTGTTGCGGCAGGGTGAAGGCCACGTACAGCATGGCCTCGGTGGTGGTATAGCGACTGGTGACGCGGTCGAGTTCGTCGATCAGGCGCACCAGCATGAGCAGGATGGCGAGGATGGCGGTGGCCATCAGCCAGCCGGCGACCATGTGGCGTGTCAGGTAACCGCGGAGTATGCGCATGGCGTCAGTGGGCCCCCCGCAGGCGCAGTGGCCGCAGACGTGCCCCCGGCAGCATCAGCCCCAGCAGCAGTGCCAGCGGCAGCAGATAGGCGAGCCACAGCCCGGGTACCGCCGGAATGCTGCCCTGCTCGACGAGGGTGCGTATCACCGTGATCTCGGTGAAGATCAACAGATAGGCGGCTACCGCCAGCAGGTTGCCCCGGGTCTGCGATGCCCGCGGCCGCGAACGGGCCAGCGGGAAGGCGAGCAGGGCCAGCAGGATACTGGCCAGCGGGGTGGACAGGCGCCACTGGTATTCGGCGATATCCTTCGGATCGGTCGATCGCGCCAGCTCGAAGGTCGGGGTGGCCTTGTTGCGGTATTTCTCCCGTGCCTCCTCGGCGGCACCCCAGATAATGTTCATCTCCGCAAAGCGCATGCTCCAGTCGGTCTCGCCGGCCTGGTCGAGCAGGTAGCTGTAGCCGTCGCCGAAGGTCAGCAGCGCCTCCTGCCCGGGGTCCAGCCGGGGCAGGCGGGCCGTCTCGGCACGTATCAGCTCGATGTAGCTGGCGCCGTCCTCGTCCAGGTGGGTCTGGAAGAGGAAGACCTTGCGATGCAGCCCCTCTTCCTCGGCGCGTTCGTCGGCGATGAACATGTAGCCGTCGTCGTCCAGCGAGACGAAGCGCCCGGCCGAGAGGTTGCTGGCGTCGAGCTGGCTGATGGCGCGACCCTCCAGGCGATAGATGCTGTCGTAGGCCCAGGGGCGACCGAATACCGAAAGCAGGGCCACCACCGTGGCAATGAGCAGGGCGGCCATGCCGACGCTGCCCAGCAGGCGCAGCGGGGAGACGCCCACCGAGGCGAGCACGGCGATCTCGCCGTTCTGGTACAGCCGCCCCATGACGAACAGCACGGAGAAGAACATCGAGGTGGGCAGGATGATCTCCAGCGTGGTGATGCTGGACAGCCCCACCAGCTTGAGGGCGGTGAGCATGTCGATGAGCCCGTCGGCCGCCATGGCGAGGTTCTTGGAGAGGCTGAAGCCGGTGTAGACGAGCAGGAACAGGCCTACCCCCAGGATAACCGGGCGCAGGATCTCGCGGACGATGTAGCGGTCGATCAGCATGGTCGTGACCGGCCGATGGCCATCACGCGGCGTGTGCGCGTTCGATCGACTGGGTGGTGCATGTGCTCGTCTCCACGCGGTGGTCCATGCCTACGCGCCGCGCGGTGAGTTCCAGTTCCCAGCCCCGCCCGGCACGGGTGATGCGGTAGAGATGATACGCCGCCAGTTCGCCGTGCACCGAGGAGGCGGAGGGGACGCCGATCACCGGGGCGTGACCGTCACGGGTCTCCAGCGCCTGGTGATGGCTCTCGTGGCCGTGGCCATGGATGACCAGCTCGATGCCCTCGGCGGCCAGCAGCGCCTGCAGCTCGGCGCTGTCGACCAGGCGCTTGCGGCGGCTGACCGTGCCCTCGATGAGCGGGTGATGGATGAGCAGGACGCG
This region of Chromatiales bacterium genomic DNA includes:
- a CDS encoding lysophospholipid acyltransferase family protein, whose product is MPKYYLLPKRLIDRAPWVQTPVWMLEASVFYLFLAFARLLPFPVVAAVFSYVLGSLGYHNEKKRRVVRRNVAMVLPQATEAERERVVKRIFRSTGLAAAELFLLGRLWRRRHRYLEFSVHPEAQAAFERKEAMVFATAHTGAWQLCNLISREYGLAISTIYAREPNPWLHRFFLGLRKAFGARLVPSTGGARELVRELAAGHSVGAAFDTRLDQGEMVPFFGIPAPTNTMPALLSLRGYRLIPIRALRLPGHRYRVEVLAPLTPADPQAGRQAQVFDLTAQLNHVFEGWILEDPGQWLCMKRRWPKDAYPAEAARA
- a CDS encoding sterol desaturase family protein, with the translated sequence MSEHQSTRAHRVDESVRLFENPLLEKLSHVHPIVPLLVWGPLALWLMVRAVTVHGIGPAGLALIAVAGLLTWTLAEYLLHRFLFHFPAKSRMGKRFIYLFHGVHHDTPQDKTRLVMPPAGAAPILAVLWLLFSLVLPQPWAEPFTAFFIVGYLVYDYIHYATHHFPMRHPLLRYLKQYHMRHHFAGEEGRYGVSSPLWDWVFGTYVPKPASAGKR
- a CDS encoding mitochondrial fission ELM1 family protein, yielding MPEAGSMPRVWVVDAYRSGEQTQLRALAEGLGWPFEIKTLRYRKYEMRTNLFRGRDLRGIDLDASDTLQSPWPDLVLSSGMRNEPVCRWIRDQSGGRTRIVFIGRLWADPAHFDLVVTTPQYRVPERPNVLRNDLPLHHVRPDRLAEAAARWAPRLAHLPRPYITVNVGGNSGPYAFGRHAARRLVRDAVALARARGGSLLVSSSARTRPAVIEAFAAQGDVPMQLYRWKRGDAENPYLGFLALADEIVVTADSISMLSEAYATGKPVHMFDLGAGRLSMRRDLHLAAGEPARAEAVMREDADRPDLAIGALAYRALMRWGWKHLSRDISQVHLRLIRSGKMNWLGDPLPPMPAEGQSSDMQRAVARIHELLGLDAPPA
- the lptF gene encoding LPS export ABC transporter permease LptF, yielding MLIDRYIVREILRPVILGVGLFLLVYTGFSLSKNLAMAADGLIDMLTALKLVGLSSITTLEIILPTSMFFSVLFVMGRLYQNGEIAVLASVGVSPLRLLGSVGMAALLIATVVALLSVFGRPWAYDSIYRLEGRAISQLDASNLSAGRFVSLDDDGYMFIADERAEEEGLHRKVFLFQTHLDEDGASYIELIRAETARLPRLDPGQEALLTFGDGYSYLLDQAGETDWSMRFAEMNIIWGAAEEAREKYRNKATPTFELARSTDPKDIAEYQWRLSTPLASILLALLAFPLARSRPRASQTRGNLLAVAAYLLIFTEITVIRTLVEQGSIPAVPGLWLAYLLPLALLLGLMLPGARLRPLRLRGAH
- a CDS encoding ABC transporter ATP-binding protein, which codes for MRLMLHLFRAYPLASLLMLLALFLSGFAEGLGVSALLPMLKVALYPGGTGAPDEQPSEAEQLVLGLLDWLGIPATLGPLLGLIVVAATLKAILLLVAQRQVGYTAAQIATDLRLEILRNMMRSRWRFFLHQPTGKLTNTLATEAKRASDAYMNGATALTFLVQAIVYAAVAVAVSWKAALASLVGGAIIIGASHFLVRKTRRAGKKQTDLMISLMSRLTDTLQSVKPLKAMAREELADQVLKLETNRLNKALRRQVFAAAALNSGQDLMFTALIALGIYLALEPFSMGLATVTILVVTLGRAFAFLGKVQKQYQKLAQGESAYWSLKDTSRRAEEEQEHLGGNVPPVLQSGIAFRDVDFSYDGHRVFSGLNLEIPVHRITTLIGPSGSGKTTIIDLLIGLLRPDAGQVTVDGVSLGDIDLRAGRRLIGYVPQETVLLHDSVLHNVTLGDPAITEAQVIEALKEAEAWEFVSRLPEGIHTPVGERGGRLSGGQRQRIAIARALINRPQLLILDEATSALDPGSEAAIVETLGRLRDHLTILTISHNVALADAADVVYRLERGGQAERQSGVASLRS
- the lptG gene encoding LPS export ABC transporter permease LptG; its protein translation is MRILRGYLTRHMVAGWLMATAILAILLMLVRLIDELDRVTSRYTTTEAMLYVAFTLPQQLIMLAPVIVLIGTLTAFARLEQANEMTMVRGSGLDKSRFLRLLAVPFLVLALTLWGAMEWVTPPLHQLGEEIRSDARGNNSLEPGQSLWSRSDNTFFRVGRLKAGKPPRDIDIYVFAEDKQLLRAIHAVRAEPLGGRRWRLHKTLERRWEGGVMTIRQPAELTMDGLWSQDELDRLLLSLDSMSTSVLREYHGYLTRSGQASEAPAMAFWNRLLLPLTTVTMGLLALGLGVKPGSRRSGMGRQLATGALIGVLFYLGSQVVLALGQIFHLPAPATAAFPLACILAAAVLLVYRLRW